One Egibacteraceae bacterium genomic window, GTCGCTCAGGAAGTTCTGCTTCGCGAGCTGCTGGGTGATGGTCGAGCCGCCCTGGGCGACGCCACGCGCCCGGACGTTCGCGACGGCGGCGCGCCCGATGGCCTCCAGGTCGTAGCCCTCGTGCTCGAAGAAGCGGCGGTCCTCCGCGCTGATCGCCGCCTGCCACACGTGGTCGGGCAGGTTCGCGAGGGGCACGAGGCGGCGGTCCTGCTCGTCGTGCAGGACCGCGAGGACGCTCCCGTCGGCGGCGTAGACGACGCTGCGCTCGGCGAGGGCGGGAAGCGTGGAGTCCTCGGGGATGGCGAGGTCGACGGTGACGACGTCGCCGTACCCGCCCGCGGCGGGGACGGTCGCGGCGACGACGAGCACCACCCAGGTGACGGCGGCGGCCCCGAGGCTCAGAAAGCCGGCGAAGGACGGCACGAGGCGCGCGCTCGCCACGCGGACGGCGGCGGATCCGCGCGCTAGCACCCAGCCGGTCCCGTCCACGAGCCGCCGCCCCGCCGCCGGCGCGGCGTTCGCCCACCAGCTCACGTACCAGCCGACGGCCCCGAGCACCGCCCGGCCCACGCGGGGAAGGGCATCCGACAGGCGTACCACCCACCAGCCGGCCCCCCGCAGGAGTTGGCGTGCCACAGCGGCGAGCAGTGGGCGCACCCAGGCCCATGCGCGGCCGGCGAGGAGCAGGACGGCGCCCAGCCATCCCGACAGGCGCACGCGCGTGTCGGACCACGTCGAGGAGGACCGCCGATCGGAGATGGCCACCAGCCCTTTCTACCTTTCGGCAAGGGCGAGGAAACGACGACGGCGCGATGTGCGAGGATCATCGCCCCATGGCGAAGAACGTGCTCACTGCGCAGGGCGAGGACTTCCCTCGCTGGTACCAGGAAGTCGTCGCGAAGGCCGACCTGGCCGAGAACGGCCCCGCCCGCGGGACGATGATCATCAAGCCGTGGGGCTACGCGATCTGGGAGCGCATCCAGGCGGAGCTGGACGCGCGGATCAAGGCGACCGGTCACGACAACGCCTACTTCCCGCTCTTCATCCCCGAGGAGTTCCTCCGCAGGGAGGCCGACCACGTCGAGGGTTTCAGCCCCGAGCTCGCCGTCGTCACGCACGGCGGGGGCAAGGAGCTCGCCGAGCCGCTCGTCGTGCGCCCCACCTCGGAGACGACCATCGGTGACGCGATGAGCCGGTGGGTGCAGGGGCACCGTGACCTGCCGCTGAAGCTCAACCAGTGGGCGAACGTCGTGCGGTGGGAGCTGCGCCCGCGGCTGTTCCTGCGCACCACGGAGTTCCTTTGGCAGGAGGGCCACACGGCGCACGCCACCTTCGATGAGGCGCAGGAGGAGACCGTGACGATCCTCCTCGACGTCTACGACGCGGTGATGCGGGAGGTCCTCGCGGTGCCCGTGGTCCTCGGTCGCAAGACGAAGGCCGAGACCTTCCCGGGGGCGCTCGTCACCTACACGCTCGAGGGGCTGATGCGCGACGGCAAGGCCCTTCAGATGGGCACGAGCCACAACCTCGGGCAGAACTTCGCCCGGGCCTTCGACATCGCCTTCACCGACGAGCAGGGGGAGCGCCGCCTGGCCTACACCACGTCGTGGGGCATGTCGACCCGTGTCGTCGGAGGTCTCATCATGGCCCACGGCGACGACCGCGGGCTGCGCCTGCCTCCCGCCGTCGCGCCGATTCAGGTCGTGGTGCTCGCCGTCAAGGACGAGGCGGTGGGCGAGTGCCGCAACCTCGTCCACCTGCTCGCCGCCGGGGGGGTGCGCGCGCGCCTCGACGACGCGACGAACCAGTCGTTCGGCCGGCGGGTGGTCGACTGGGAGCTGAAGGGCGTGCCGATCCGCCTCGAGGTGGGACCGCGCGACCTCGAGGTGGGTGAGGTGACGCTCGTCCGCCGCGACGTCGACGGCAAGCAGTCGCTGCCGCTCGCCGCAGTCGCCGAGGCGGTGCCCCGACTGCTCGGGGAGATCCAGGGCTCGCTGCTCTCGCAGGCGACCGCGTTCCGGGACGGCCACACCCGCGAGGCGCAGCGGCCGGAGGCGATCGACGGGCCGGGGCTGTGGCGCCTGCCGTGGGACGTGCTCGGCACGGAGGGCGAGGCGCGCCTGGCCACCGACGGCTACACCGTGCGCTGTCTCGTGACCGCCGACGGCGGCGTGCCCGCACCCGCCGCGACCGACGATCTCGTCGCCTACGTCGGGCGCGCCTACTAGATTCGGGCGCTCAGGCGGAGGCGGGCGCCGGGCCGCCCGGCGGGGGCGGGTTCTCCTTCGCGTGCCAGGCGGCACGCGCGCGGGCGAGCACCTCCTTGACCGGCAGGCCCGTTGCCGCGCCGGCCGCGAGCGCGTCGTCGAACTCCGGCGCGACGTTGACGACCGCGTCGTCGAGCGCGCCGACCTTCAGTCGCACGGGCTGCCCGGCCACGTCGACGGTGACCCACCGACGCTCGAGCGCCCACTTGTCGACGAACCAGCCCCGCACGCCGAGCGTGGTCGTCTCGGTGAAAAGCACCCGCCGGAGCGCGTCGCCGCGCTCGGGATCGGCGAGGCACACGAGTTCGACGCCGGGGCGCCCCTTCTTCATGACGACCGGGCACGCCCAGGCGTCGTGCGCACCCGCGGCCCGAAGGGCGTCGAGGACGGGGGGAACGAGCTCGCCGGGCAGGTCGTCGATGGCCGTCGCGAGGACGAGCGCCCGCGACGCTCCTGTGTACCCGGCCGCCTGCCCCAGCACGATCCGCACGACGTTCGGGCGGTCGAGCTCGCGGGCTCCGGCGCCGTAGCCGACGGCCCCGACGACGAGCTGGGGCAGGTCGACCCACTCGTCGGTCCACTCCGCGAGCAGCGCGGCCCCCGTCGGCGTGCAGAGCTCGACGGGCTCGCCGGTGGAGTACGTCGGGGCGCCGGCGAGCAGCGCGAGCACCGCGGGCGCAGGCACAGGTAACAGGCCGTGGTCCCCACGCGTCATGCCGGTGCCCTGTGCGACCGGGCCGCACGTCACCCGCTCCACCCCGAGCGCGTGCAGGCCGGCGCACACCCCCACGATGTCGACGATCGCGTCGAGGGCGCCGACCTCGTGGAAGTGGACCCGCTCGACCGGGCGGCGGTGGATGCGCGCCTCCGCCTCGGCGATGCGGCGGAACGTCGACAGCGCCCGCGCCCGCACCGGCTCGGCGAGGGAGGCGCCGCCGAGCAGCTCACGGACGTTCGCCCACGTGCGCACGACGCCGTCCTCCCGCGCGGTGACGTGCACGCGGGTCGCGCCGACGCCCGCACGGGTCACGGCCTCGGCGCGAATGTCCCACCCGTCGACGCCCAGCCCCCCCACCGCATCGACGATCGTCTCGAGGGCGACGCCGGCGTCGAGCACCGCGCCGAGGAGCATGTCGCCGCTCGCTCCCGAGAACGGGTCGACGTGCGCGACCTTCACGCGGCGCCCACCCGCAGGATGCGGCGAGCGAGCATGGCGGCACCGAAGCCGTTGTCGATGTTCACCACGGCGACCCCCGGCGCGCAGGAGGTGAGGCTCGACAGCAGGGCCGCCAGCCCCTCGAAGGCCGCGCCGTAGCCGACGCTCGTCGGGACCGCGACGACCGGCGCGGTGACGAGACCTGCGACGACCGTCGGCAGCGTGGCCTCCATGCCGGCGACGACCACGACGACGTCGGCCTCTCCGAGCTCGTCGCGCTCGCTGAGCACCCGGGTGATGTCGGACACGCCGAGGTCGGCGAGGAAGCGGCAGGTGATCCCGAAGGCCCGCAGCACCCCGATGGCTTCGCTCGCCACGGGCAGGTCCCCCGTGCCGCCGCTCGCGACGACCACCCGGCCGAGCGCCGGCTGCGGCTCGCACGCGCGCGCGACGAGGAGCCGGGCGACGGGGTCGTAGTCGGCGCCGGGAACCGCCGCGGCGTGGGCGGGCGAGCAGCGGGTCGCGAGCACCGGGGCGGTGCCCGCGGCGAGCAGCTCGGCGACGAGGACGCCGACCTGCTCGGGGGTCTTCGGCTCGGCGTACACGACCTCCGGCTCGCCCGTGCGGGCGGGTCGGGCGTGGTCGAGGCGCGCGACGGGTTCCATCTCCGGCGCAGCCTACGGGCTATCATCGCCGGGCACCGAGGGCAGCCTGCGAGCAGGAGGGTGGCAGGAAGCTTCTTCGAGGCACTCGAGGACGAGGAGGCGGGGCGTGTGGAGCTGACGGCAGAGGCAGTCGGGGGGCTGCTGATCGCGGCGATCCTCATCGGCGTCGCCGCGATCGTCGTCGCGCTCGTGGCGCTGAGCGGGCAGCGCCGCGTGCGGGCCGCGTACCGGGCTTTCAGCCAGGGCAGTCGCGACGACGTGCTCACCCTGCTGCAGCGCCACATCGACGAGGTCGGCGACCTGCGGGCCGAGGTGGCGCGCCTCCAGCGGCGCAGCGACGACCTGCGGGAGCTCCTGCGGTCGGGCCTGTCGCGGGTGGGAACCGTGCGCTATGACGCGTTCGAGGAGCTGGGGGGGCGGCTGTCGTTCTCCGCGGCCCTGCTCGACGAGCACGGGGACGGGCTCGTCATCACCGCCATCAACGGGCGGACCGACACCCGCGCCTACGCCAAGACGGTGACCGGCGGGCGGAGCAAGCACAACCTCTCCCAGGAGGAGGTTCAGGCGATCGAGCGGGCGATGGCCATGGCGGAGCGCACCACCACCCAGGGCGGCGCCCCGGTGGGCGCCGGCCGCCCGCGCAACCGGCGGCCGGCGCCGAGCCGTTGACCGCGGTCGCGTTCCTGGGGCCGGAGGGCACCTTCGCCTCCGAGGCAGCCCGCCGCGCCGCCCCCGACGCGGCCCGCCGGCCCCTGCCGACCATCGACGAGGTGGTCGACGCGGTCCGCGACGGGTCCGTCGACATCGGTGTCGTGCCGATCGAGAACTCGATAGAAGGCTCGGTCAACATCACCCTCGACGCCCTCGCGTTCGGCCCTCCCGGCGTGGTCGTCCGCGGCGAGGTCGTCATCCCGATCTCCATGAACCTCCTCGCGCCGCCGGGCAGCGACCTCGGCGACATCAAGGAGGTGCGCAGCCAGCCCCACGCCCTCGCACAGTGCCGTGGTTGGCTCACCGCGAACCTGCCCGGCGTCGCGGTGGCCGCCTCCACGTCGACGGCCGAGGCGGCGAGGGAGGCCGGCGAGGCCGCCGGAGGCGTCGCCGCCCTCGGCACCCGCCTCGCCGGGGAGCGCTACAGGCTCGACGTGCTCGTCCCCGACATCCAGGACTACCCGGGCAACACGACCCGGTTCGTGGTCCTCGGCCGCCGGCTGTGCCGGCCGACCGGCGCGGACAAGACGTCCCTCGTGGTCTTCTTCGGCGAGGACCGGCCCGGACTGCTCATGCGCGTCCTCGACGAGTTCGCGCTGCGCAGCATCAACCTCACGAAGATCGAGTCGCGCCCGACGAAGCAGGCCCTCGGCGAGTACTGCATCCTCATCGACTGCGCCGGGCACCTCACCGACGCGCGTGTCGGCGAGGCGCTGCGCAGCGTTCACCGCCACGTCGCGGACCTGCGGGTGCTCGGGTCGTTCCCGCGGGCGGACGCGCAGGTCACCACCCCTGAGCCGGCCGACTCCGACGCCGCGTACGCCTCCGCGTCCCGGTGGTTCGCCGACCTCGTCGCGGGGATCGACGACCCGCCAGGTTGACGGCCTCCGGGGGCCGGTTAGCCTTGGGCGCCATGTTGCCCGAGCACGTGGCTTGCAGCCACGGCGTGGCTTCCCTGCGCGCAGCGAGCACTCCCCACCGCACGAGACCCGCCGTGCTGGTGGCCCTGGTGGTCGCGCTGCTCCTCGGAGCGGACCTGCTGCCCGCCGCCGCGGCGCCCGACGACGCGGCGCTCCGCGCCCGCCAGGAGCGTCTCGAGGCCGAGCGGGCGGGGCTGCACGAGGACCTCGGCCGCGCGGAGGGGGAGCGCTCGCGGGTGTCGGCCGCCCTGGCCACCGCCACGGCCGAGGTCGACCGGCTCACCGGCGAGCTGAACCGCCTGCGCGACGAGACCCGCGCCATCGAAGAGGAGGTCGCCGCTCTGGAGGGCGCCGCCGCCGCGAGCCGCGACCGCATCGCCCGGCGCGTCGGCGCCCTGTACCGGGGCGCGGCGCCGAACGACTTCCTCGGCCTGCTCGCCGGCGCGTCGAGCGCGGAGGTCGCCGAGCGCAGCCACTACCTCGTGGCCCTGACCCGCACCGACCGCGCCGACCTCGAGACGGCCGCGGCGGTCGGGCGGCGCCTCGTCGTGCGGCGGGCCGACCTCGCGGAGGCGACCGCGCGCCAGGAGGCCGTCGCCCAGGAGTCCCGGCTGGCCTGGGCCGAGCTCGACCGCCAGCTCGCCGCCGCGGGCCAGGCGGTCGCCGGGGTGCGGGGCCGCATCGCTGCGGGCGAGGACGAGGCGCGCAGCATCGCCGGGGAGCTCGAGGCCCGCCGTCAGGCACGGGCGCGGGCCGACCAGGTGGCCGCCGAGCGCCGCCGGGCCGAGGGGCGGGCACGGGAGGCGGCGGAACGCCGCCGCCAGGTGGCCCCCAGCCGCTCGGCGCCCCCTCCCGCCGCCGTCCCCGTCCGTCCGCCCGTGCGTGTGCCCGCCGCTCCTTCGACCCGGGCGGCGCCCGCCCCGCCGGGTGGGGCTGGCATGGCCTGCCCGCAGGACCATCCCCGGTCGTTCACGGACACCTGGGGCGCCCCGCGAAGCGGCGGGCGCCGGCACCAGGGCACCGACATCTTCGGGGCGATGGGCGGCAACGTGTTCGCCATCACCTCGGGCACCGTCGAGTGGGCCCGTTCGGGGGGCAGCGCCGGCCGGTGGCTGTCCCTGCGCGGCGACGACGGCGACCGCTACTGGTACATGCACCTGTCGGGCTTCGTCGCTTCGGGAGGTCAGCGGGTCGGCGCGGGCGAGCTCATCGCCTACAACGGCGACACCGGCAACGCGCGGGGCACCAGCCCGCACATCCACTTCGAGCACCACCCCGGCGGGGGACGACCGGTCAACCCCTACCCGCTGCTGCGGCGGGTGTGCGGCTGAGGCGGTTGGCTAGCCTGTCGGGCGTGCACGCAGCCGCGCTCCTCCTCCGGATCGACACGGAAGACCCGTTCGATCCCGCCATCGACACCCTGCGCGACCTCTACGACGAGCTCGTGGGCGCGCTCCCGCTCGTCGCGCTCGCGCTCATCCTCGCGGCCTTCGGGATCGTCGTCGCGACCTGGGCGTCGCGGGGGGCCGCCCGCGCGCTCGGCCGCACACGCGCCGATCGCATGGCGGTCAGCCTCGTCGCCCGTCTCGTGCGCGTGCTGCTCGTCGTGGCGGCGGTCCTCGTCGCCCTCGCGGTCGCCGGCGTGCCGGTCGGACCGGCGCTCGCGGGGCTCGGGGTGGCCGGCATCGCGGTCGCCCTCGCGATGCAGAACATCCTCGAGAACTTCATCGCCGGCCTCATCCTGCTCGCCCGCAAGCCGTTCCGGGCGGGGGACCAGATCGGGTCGAACGACCTCGAGGGCACCGTGGAGGAGATCGACCTGCGCGTGACGCGGCTGCGCAGCTTCGACGGCGAGATGATCCTCATCCCCAACATCGAGGTCTTCCAGAACCCCATCGTGAACTTCACGCGCCAGGGGGCCCGTCGGGCGCACCTGTTCGTCGGCGTGGACTACCGTGACGACCACGACTCCGCGCGGGAGGTCATCCGCGCGGCGGTCGCCCGGGTCGAGGGCGTCCACAACGAGCCGCCGCCGGAGGTCTGGCTCGCCGAGCTCGGCGAGTCGAGCGTGGACTTCGAGCTCGTGTACTGGACCGCGCCGCAGCGCCTCCTCAGCCGCCGCGTGCAGGACCGGGTGCTCGCGGCGGTGAAGACCGCCATCGCCGATGCCGGCATGACGATCCCCTGGCCGATCCGCACCCTCGTCATGGACTCCCGCGTCGAGATCGCCCGGCCCGGGGACGGGTCCCGGTGAACGCCTCCCCCCCGCCTCCCGCGCTCGCCTGGGCGACCCACCGGACCCTGCTCGTCGTCGTCGCCGCGCTCACGCTCGTCGCCGCGGGCGGCATCGCGGCGCTGTGGCCGCGCGGCGACGTGGGGGTCGAGGAGGAACCCGGCGCCGGCCAGACCACCGAGCTCGTCGACGCGGTGCTGCTCGAGGTGACCGAGGTGGAGGACCCCTTCGCGGACGCCTTCGGCCTGCTGCCGGACGCGGTGAACGTCGAGATCACCGCGCGGCTCGAGACGACCGGGGAGGTCGTCACCTTCGAGATGGTCGACGACACGGGCAGCTTGTTCGCCGCTGGACAGCGGGTGCGGCTCGCCGCCATCGAGACGCCCGAGCAGCCGGTCACCTACGCCGTCGCGGACTTCCGCCGGGAACGGCCCCTCGCCCTGCTCGCGGCGCTGTTCTTCGCCGCCGTCCTCGCCTTCGGGCGCTGGCAGGGCCTGCGGGCTCTCATCGGGCTGGGGCTGACGTTCCTGCTCATCATCGGCTTCATCGTCCCCGCGATCCTCGCCGGGCGCTCGCCGGTGGCCGCCGCGCTGTTCGGGGCGCTGGCGATCATGATCGTGACCCTCTACCTCGCGCACGGCTACTCGCGCAAGACGACCGCCGCGGTCGTCGGGACCGCTGCCGCCCTTGCCCTCACCGGCCTGCTCGCGATGGCCTTCGTCGCCGCCGCGTCGATCACCGGCTTCACGAGCGAGAACGCCCGTCTGGCCAACCTCACGGTCGGGGGCCTGAGCCTGCAGGGGCTGCTGCTGGCGGGGATCATCATCGGGGGGCTCGGGGTCCTCGACGACGTGACGATGGCGCAGTCCTCGACGGTCTTCGAGCTCCACAGGGCCAATCCCCGGATCGGCTTCGCCGGCCTGACCCGCGGGGCGCTCAACGTCGGCCGCGACCACATCGCGGCGACCGTCAACACCCTGTTCCTCGCGTACGCGGGGGCGGCGCTGCCGCTGCTCATCCTGTTCGCCACCGGCATCGACGGGTTCTTCGAGATCCTCACCTCCGAGATCGTGGCGGTGGAGGTCGTGCGCACCCTCGTGGGGTCCCTGGGCCTCATCGCCGCCGTGCCGATCACGACGGCGCTGGCGGCCGCCCTGGTCGTCGCCGAGCCCCGGGCGGCCCACAGCGAGGCCCCCGCAACCGGCCACGCCCACGGCCCGCTGCCCGGGCTCGCGGCCGACCCTGTGGGCGAGACGCCGTCGGGACCCGCCGAGGCGGGACTCAAGGAGTCCGCGCCCGAGGACGACGACGAGTGGGTCGTGCGGCTGCGCAGCGCGTACCGGTTGCCGCACGACGCCTCCGCCCATCCCCGCTCGGACGACGAGCCGAGCGACTGACGTGGCCGACCGGCCGCGCCCTCCCACCACTGCCAGCCCCACCGACGGACGCAACCCATGAGATCCGCAGCTGCCGGCGCGCTCGCGTGCGCCCTCCTCCTGTGCTCGTCCGCGGCCGCCCTCGCGTCCGACGACGAGCCGCCGACCTTCCGGGCGTGGTCGACCGGGGACTCGACCGACTACCGGCAGGTCGTCGCCCTCACCTACCCCACGGCGAGGGGGACGACCTACCGCGACGACTACGACGCCCTTCGGGGCGGCGGCACCCGCGTGCACCGCGCGACCGACATCTTCGGCGCGATGGGCGAAAGGGTCTACGCGGCGCAGTCGGGGACGATCGTGTGGATGGCGGGCCAGGACCCGGTGGCCAAGCACCCCACCGCCGGCTACGGCATGCAGATCCGGGGACCCGGCGGGCGGG contains:
- the proS gene encoding proline--tRNA ligase: MAKNVLTAQGEDFPRWYQEVVAKADLAENGPARGTMIIKPWGYAIWERIQAELDARIKATGHDNAYFPLFIPEEFLRREADHVEGFSPELAVVTHGGGKELAEPLVVRPTSETTIGDAMSRWVQGHRDLPLKLNQWANVVRWELRPRLFLRTTEFLWQEGHTAHATFDEAQEETVTILLDVYDAVMREVLAVPVVLGRKTKAETFPGALVTYTLEGLMRDGKALQMGTSHNLGQNFARAFDIAFTDEQGERRLAYTTSWGMSTRVVGGLIMAHGDDRGLRLPPAVAPIQVVVLAVKDEAVGECRNLVHLLAAGGVRARLDDATNQSFGRRVVDWELKGVPIRLEVGPRDLEVGEVTLVRRDVDGKQSLPLAAVAEAVPRLLGEIQGSLLSQATAFRDGHTREAQRPEAIDGPGLWRLPWDVLGTEGEARLATDGYTVRCLVTADGGVPAPAATDDLVAYVGRAY
- the larC gene encoding nickel pincer cofactor biosynthesis protein LarC, which gives rise to MKVAHVDPFSGASGDMLLGAVLDAGVALETIVDAVGGLGVDGWDIRAEAVTRAGVGATRVHVTAREDGVVRTWANVRELLGGASLAEPVRARALSTFRRIAEAEARIHRRPVERVHFHEVGALDAIVDIVGVCAGLHALGVERVTCGPVAQGTGMTRGDHGLLPVPAPAVLALLAGAPTYSTGEPVELCTPTGAALLAEWTDEWVDLPQLVVGAVGYGAGARELDRPNVVRIVLGQAAGYTGASRALVLATAIDDLPGELVPPVLDALRAAGAHDAWACPVVMKKGRPGVELVCLADPERGDALRRVLFTETTTLGVRGWFVDKWALERRWVTVDVAGQPVRLKVGALDDAVVNVAPEFDDALAAGAATGLPVKEVLARARAAWHAKENPPPPGGPAPASA
- the larB gene encoding nickel pincer cofactor biosynthesis protein LarB, yielding MEPVARLDHARPARTGEPEVVYAEPKTPEQVGVLVAELLAAGTAPVLATRCSPAHAAAVPGADYDPVARLLVARACEPQPALGRVVVASGGTGDLPVASEAIGVLRAFGITCRFLADLGVSDITRVLSERDELGEADVVVVVAGMEATLPTVVAGLVTAPVVAVPTSVGYGAAFEGLAALLSSLTSCAPGVAVVNIDNGFGAAMLARRILRVGAA
- a CDS encoding DUF4446 family protein codes for the protein MAGSFFEALEDEEAGRVELTAEAVGGLLIAAILIGVAAIVVALVALSGQRRVRAAYRAFSQGSRDDVLTLLQRHIDEVGDLRAEVARLQRRSDDLRELLRSGLSRVGTVRYDAFEELGGRLSFSAALLDEHGDGLVITAINGRTDTRAYAKTVTGGRSKHNLSQEEVQAIERAMAMAERTTTQGGAPVGAGRPRNRRPAPSR
- the pheA gene encoding prephenate dehydratase; translation: MTAVAFLGPEGTFASEAARRAAPDAARRPLPTIDEVVDAVRDGSVDIGVVPIENSIEGSVNITLDALAFGPPGVVVRGEVVIPISMNLLAPPGSDLGDIKEVRSQPHALAQCRGWLTANLPGVAVAASTSTAEAAREAGEAAGGVAALGTRLAGERYRLDVLVPDIQDYPGNTTRFVVLGRRLCRPTGADKTSLVVFFGEDRPGLLMRVLDEFALRSINLTKIESRPTKQALGEYCILIDCAGHLTDARVGEALRSVHRHVADLRVLGSFPRADAQVTTPEPADSDAAYASASRWFADLVAGIDDPPG
- a CDS encoding M23 family metallopeptidase, coding for MLVALVVALLLGADLLPAAAAPDDAALRARQERLEAERAGLHEDLGRAEGERSRVSAALATATAEVDRLTGELNRLRDETRAIEEEVAALEGAAAASRDRIARRVGALYRGAAPNDFLGLLAGASSAEVAERSHYLVALTRTDRADLETAAAVGRRLVVRRADLAEATARQEAVAQESRLAWAELDRQLAAAGQAVAGVRGRIAAGEDEARSIAGELEARRQARARADQVAAERRRAEGRAREAAERRRQVAPSRSAPPPAAVPVRPPVRVPAAPSTRAAPAPPGGAGMACPQDHPRSFTDTWGAPRSGGRRHQGTDIFGAMGGNVFAITSGTVEWARSGGSAGRWLSLRGDDGDRYWYMHLSGFVASGGQRVGAGELIAYNGDTGNARGTSPHIHFEHHPGGGRPVNPYPLLRRVCG
- a CDS encoding mechanosensitive ion channel family protein, with protein sequence MHAAALLLRIDTEDPFDPAIDTLRDLYDELVGALPLVALALILAAFGIVVATWASRGAARALGRTRADRMAVSLVARLVRVLLVVAAVLVALAVAGVPVGPALAGLGVAGIAVALAMQNILENFIAGLILLARKPFRAGDQIGSNDLEGTVEEIDLRVTRLRSFDGEMILIPNIEVFQNPIVNFTRQGARRAHLFVGVDYRDDHDSAREVIRAAVARVEGVHNEPPPEVWLAELGESSVDFELVYWTAPQRLLSRRVQDRVLAAVKTAIADAGMTIPWPIRTLVMDSRVEIARPGDGSR
- a CDS encoding YibE/F family protein; protein product: MNASPPPPALAWATHRTLLVVVAALTLVAAGGIAALWPRGDVGVEEEPGAGQTTELVDAVLLEVTEVEDPFADAFGLLPDAVNVEITARLETTGEVVTFEMVDDTGSLFAAGQRVRLAAIETPEQPVTYAVADFRRERPLALLAALFFAAVLAFGRWQGLRALIGLGLTFLLIIGFIVPAILAGRSPVAAALFGALAIMIVTLYLAHGYSRKTTAAVVGTAAALALTGLLAMAFVAAASITGFTSENARLANLTVGGLSLQGLLLAGIIIGGLGVLDDVTMAQSSTVFELHRANPRIGFAGLTRGALNVGRDHIAATVNTLFLAYAGAALPLLILFATGIDGFFEILTSEIVAVEVVRTLVGSLGLIAAVPITTALAAALVVAEPRAAHSEAPATGHAHGPLPGLAADPVGETPSGPAEAGLKESAPEDDDEWVVRLRSAYRLPHDASAHPRSDDEPSD